The genomic region CCTGCCAGCCACACCCACGTTTCTGGGCTTGGCTCCCCTCTCACCCCCAGCTGTGTctgggctgggcctggggtgCCCACCTGCCCCTCGCCAACTGGCGGGGGAGCAGCTGAGCCTCCAGGCCTGACGCCAGGGCCCCAGCCCCTGACAGGGGTGGAGGAGCCTCGGGGGGCTAGGTGGGAGCCTGTCCCAGCTGTCAGCACCCGTGATGGATGAggagtggggcagggaggaggctggggctgatctcctgcagcaGCAGGAGGTAGGGGCTGGCCCCCTGGGGTCTGCCAGCCCAGCGGAGACCCTGGCCCCCACCCAGCAGGGGTGTTTAAAGGCCCACAGGGTGGTGCCCTCCCACTCTGCCGGCATCATGAGTGCTTGGGCCCTCCCCATAGCCCTTCTCCTGCTCGGCCTGACCTCTGAAAGCCTGCAAGGCGGTGAGCACCAGCGGTGGGGCTGCCGGCCGGTCTGGGGGTGTTGGGGGAGCACTGGGCcccagagagggaggggagggcctGTGGAGTCTGGGCCGGGGCAGGGTTTGGGGAGGCTGGGGGACAGATGCCTGGGACCTGCCCCTTCTCTGTCCCCGGGGTCCCTGCCCTGAGTTGGCACCCGGCTTGCTCCCCTAGGGCTCCCTCCATTGTCTCCGGGCCTGGGGAAAGGTAAGTGGACCCTCCAGACGCTGGGCTCAAGGAAGAGGGTCTGGTCGTTCCCTGGCAGGGGTCTGGGGGCTCTCTGGGATCCAGATCTGGGGGCCCCGGAGAACACGAGGCGTGTGGCCTTGTTCATGTCAGCTCAAGTATGAGGAACACAGACACCCCGCACCCTTGGAGGGGGATTGAGAGGGGGCAGAACCTTAACTCGGTGTGAGGAAAAGAAGCCAGAGGAGGAAGGGCCtggtgggggaggcggggggaggggggcaggttgCAACAGGAAAGGGAAAGGACCTTGCCTGGGGATCCGCCCCCAGGCGGCTGGCCCAGACCCCTCCCTCCTCGCCAGGGACCCTTCCGCTCCCCGGCCGCCAGTCTGCTCACCCTGCGGTGATCCCCGGGGAGCCTGaggcccgggggtggggggggccgcACCCTCTCGCTTTGCAGGGAGCATGCAGACTCAGCTCCTTGCTGCCCCCTAAGTCCCCCCTCTTCCCGACCCCACAGGCTTAGGAGGCTCCAATGGCTATCGATCAGGTACAGCTGGTGGAGGGGAGCGCAGGGGGGGTCCCTCTGTGTCCTCGCAATGGGCACCCTAGCTCCTggcccctcctgccccacccccgctCACCTTCCCATTTCCCCCATAGGCTATGGCCCCCCCAGTGGTCTAGGAGCAGGTGAGGCATGGGAAACGGGATTTGGGTCTGGGGGAGGCAGCCATCTCAGAAACACTCAGGGACCCCCGTGCTGCTGCCACCCCAGAAACCCACCTGCCCCCCTTCCCGCAGTGTCTTCcttgtcctttcctccttctcaCCACCTCCTGCCGCCCCCCCAGGAGTCCATCAGGAATCCACCGAGGCCATTCTGGTGTCATGTCACCCAGTACCCACCTGGGGGTACAACTCTTTCCTCTCCCTGCTTGTTCCCTGGCTGCCGCAGAAGCCAGCTCCAGGGCACGCACCCTGGGCTCAGAGCGAGGCCCCCCGGGGTAGCTCTgagcagaggaagggaggaaggggtcTGGGCTCCCGGGAGCCCCCCTACCCACACCCCCACGCCTTCCCCCTTCCTTGGAAGGGCCGACTGGAGCTGAGTCATCAGGCTCGGAAtggctgaggggtggggggcatcCGGGGTCTCTCACCCAGTCTCCCCTCGGCTTCCAAGCGGGTGTTACACTGCAGAAGCCGGGTGGGCCCGGCCTGGCCCcagctctctctctgtctccccatctTTCTCTCACACCCCTCACCTCACTCTCTTCCCCCAGGGTTCGGGAATGGGCGGGGGCTGGGAGCCCAGCCAGGTGAGTGGAGGGCGGGGAGGAGGACTGGGCTCCCAGGCCTCAGAAGGGAGGGCAGGATGGATGATTCTGAGGGTGGGGGCCAGATAGGAAGCTGTCTGTCAGGCTTGCTATTTCTGGTGGGGTCCAAGGTGCTGCACCCCCCACCCTAAACCTACCTGGTTCGTGGCTTCCTCTCCCTAAACCTACCCAGTTCATGGTTTACTCTCCCCACAGGCCCTCCAGCTCAGAATGGCTACGGAGCAGGTAGAGGTGGGGCCAGGATTCTTGGGGCAGCCCGGACATGGGGTGTCCCGAGACCGTcccttgacccctgtctccttctCAGGCGTTGGAGGGGGCGTGAAGCCCCAGAAGCTGGGTGAGCCTCACCCTACCTGTCCCTCCCGGCTCTGTGCCCCTTTCCCTCACTCTCCCTGACCCCGCCTGCCCTGTCTCCCCAGGTGTCTCTCCAGGGTTTAGGAACGGGAACGGGCTGGGAGTCGGGACCCTCCCGGGTGCTGCTGCCCAGCCAGGTGAGGTGGGGGAAGGACGGGTGTGGGTAGCAGAGAGGGGTGTGAAGGGTGCATCAGTTCACCCTCTGGAGGGGCTTCTCCCCGGGTCCCCCAGGGCAGAGCTGGTGACTCACTGAAGGCAGAGGCAAGGTCCGTAAAGGATCCTGTGGTCTAGTTTGGGGAACAGAGAACACAGAATCACTCCCCCTTCAGCTGAGACCCCAAATGCCCCCCCTTACCTCTCTTTCATGGAGTCCCAGGAAGAGGCTGGGTCCCTGGGTCCCCTTAACCACTGCCTCGCTCCCCAGGCTTTGGAGGGGGCGCGAAACTCCAGCAGCCAGGTGAGCCCTGCTCCCTGACAGTGTGATGGCCCTCAGATCGCCTCCCCGTCTTCCCACCCTGGCCCCggcccctgccccctccacccttcctctctgtctccaggGTACGGAAACGCGCTGGGAGCTGGTGCCTTCCCGGGGCTGGGAGCCCAGCCAGGTAAGGGCGCCTGGGGCACCACGCTGGGGTCCAGGGATAGCGGAGGGAGCGCGCAGAGCTGGAATCGAGGAACCCGTCGGGGAGAGAGTGGTGTAGTGCAGGGGGCCGGAGACGCAGCCTGGGGGTGCGGGGCGTGGAGCCTCCGCggcccggtgagccccgcccccgtCCCGGCGCTCCCCCTACGGATCCCGGCCCGTCTGTGCGCCCCGACCTGCCCAGCCGTGACTAATGGCCTCACCTCCTGTCCGCAGGATTCGGGGCTCGAAATGGTATCGGCGCTGGGGCTTTTCCGGGAGCAGGTGAGCGTTGGggggcagggctgcagggaggggcaGGCAAGGGGGTGCCCAGGGACTCGGCCCCGCTCTTAGGGGAGGGGCTGGCTGGGTCAGCGTcggcctctctgtctctccccggGGCTGGGGTGAGGTCAGGGAGAGGCCTGCGCTCCCTTCATCCAGCCGCTGCTGCCACTCCTctggctggggctggggtcctGGGGAGGGTCCAGGCTCCCCGGCCCCTCTCTGGGCATAACTCTCTGAGAACTGTGGGGGCGGTGCCCCGCTCATCGGGTGAGGACACCCCCGGAGGTGTGAGCCCACCCCCGGCAGCCCagaccccacctccctctccccacaggccCCACGGCTCAGGGACAGGGTTGGGGATGATGGGGGGGAGCTGGCAAGCGGGTTTGGGCTTAGGGTTCACCAGAGCTTCACCACGTCTGGGTCTCTTTCTCAGGAATTGGAGGGGGCGTGAAACCTCAGAAGCCAGGTGAGCCCCACCCTGTCCCTagctccctgccctctcccctcgtTGATCCTCCCCCCTTActccctccttctctgtctccccagGACTCATCGCTGGGaatgggctgggggctggggcctTCCCCGCAGCTGGAGCCCAGCCAGGTGAGGGCGCTGGGCCAAACTGGGGTGCTGGGGAGGAGCGGGGCAGGGGCTGAGGACGGCAGAAAACTGGTTTATGGGAGAGTAGGGGCTGGGAGGGGTCCACATACAGGAGGCTTGGGAGGGGGCGTGACACCTCAGAAACCAGGTGAGACAGACACtcgcccctgcccctccctgcccttgTCCCCACCCCAAGTCCTCCCTAGTGCCCCATCCATGGCTCACAGAGGGTATTGGCACGGCCTGGGGGCCCAGCCAGGGAGGGAGGCTAGGGCCCAGgctgctggaggagggaggggtcaCTGCCGTGTCCTACTCTGGACTCCTAACAGGGGCCCCTTAGGGGTTCACTCCTTCCACCACCTTTCCCAAGTGCCCGTCTTAGCCCGGCCTTGACTGCGCACTGCAGACCCCACGCCGGTCAGCCTTTGGGCTGCAGGCCCGCTGGGCCGAGTGCCCAAGCTGGGACCCCTGGGTGCCCATGCGGACTGAGGTCAGGACTTGGGGGAGAACCCACCAAGGGCGGAAAGCCGGAGGGCAGAGCCCAGGGCTGGAGGCCAGCGGGGACCTGAACCTAGCTGTGGGATTCACCTTTGTGGTTTTACGCTGGGAGTGAAAGAGCTGGTCTACCTGGAGTAGGAGAACTTAGGGAGGAGGCTGCTGGCATTGCAGGGGGGTTGGGGTGTGCAGCAGTCAGAGTGGGATCAGTGTGGATAAGACCCCAGGAGTCTTCAGGgccagaaggaggaggaaggctgGATCTGCGGTTCCTGTCTCAGCTGCCGCTGTCTCCCCAGCCCTTTTCCTGGCACAGGTCCCCACGGGGACCTCCCCACCCCTCTTGTGAACCTACCCAGGCTGGATAGAAGAattggggggagggcaggggtccAGGCTGGGGCTCACCCCCACGTCAGCATTGTCTGGATTTCCTATGTCCCCCCGCCCACCCAGGTCTCGCAGCTCCAAATGGCTTTGGACCAGGTAGGGAGGGGACCAGGGGAAGTTGAGGGGGGAGGCCCGGAGGGGGCACTCCAGGGTCCTTGACCTGCCGGTCTCTCCTCAGGCTTTGGAGGGGTCGGGAAACCCCAGAAGCCAGGTGAGTCCCGCTCTGCCCTGTCGGGCTCTCGGTCGGTCTGTCTGTCCGTCCTCTCTGTGTCTGTGCTCCTTTCAAGCCCTGCTTCAGTCTCAGGCCTCTCGCTGTCTCCCCAGGATTCAGGACTGGGAACGGAGCCCAGCCGGGTGAGGCCCGGAGCTCTAGGGCCTGAGGGCTCACCCAGGGGGTGGTGGATGAAGGGGAGGGGGCTGCCCCTGGCTCTGAGGGAAGACGGGATCCGGGTGGACTCACTGAACATTCTCCTTGTCCCCAGGCCTTGGAGCAGGAGGGCTGAAACCTCAGAAGCCAGGTGAGACCCACTGTCCCGTCTGGGGTCCCACAGCAAATACTCATTCGGCAGCCAGGTGGTGGGGGGGCACATTCTTGGGAGGAGGGGCCTAGAGGCAGACCGTGCCCCACTGAGAAATCTTTAGCTAGGGCATCCCAGAGAGAGGACCAGAGAGGGAACAGGCTCTGGAAGTGGCCACGGGCCATGGTGACAAGAGCCCATGCTGAGAGCAGAGTATGTAGTTGATGAAGGGATGTCAAGGGCCCCCTTCCTGCctggttggtgggggtgggggtgacacCAGGGGGGACCCCAGGCAGGCAGGATGGCTTTCAGGCTCCACAGGGAGGCTGGACACCAGGACGAGGACCTGCCCagctggggtgggatggggggtccGCATCTGGGCCTCCTCTTccatccccccgcccccaggcctttGAGGGGCAGGATTGATGAGGGATTGAGAGGGGCTTggggagagcctctgggaccctGGTTTTGCCTGGGCTCTGGAGGGGGCcactgggacttgcctggtggctcagatgataaagaatccgcctccgcaatgcatgagacctgtgttcaatccctgggttgggaagatcccctggagaaggaaacagcaacccactccaggactctcgcctggacaaccccatggacagaggagcctggtgggctacaagtccacaGGGTCTAAAGAgttcaacacaactgagcgactgacacttgcCCCCCATCTTAGCCAGGGCCCCAAACTCCTTTctcacccctccctcccccacaggcCCCCTGGCTCAGAATGGCTACGGAGCAGGTACCAGAGGGTTGGGAGAAGCCAGTGTCGGGGTGCTGGAGCTCTGGGGTGGTCTGTCACCTGCTCCCCATTTTTCTCCAGGCTTTGGAGGGGGTGTGCAAACTCAGAAGCCAGGTGAGCCTCAGCCCCACCTTGTCTCTGTCCCCCACCTGGAGTTTGCGGCCCCTTCCCCCCTCACCTTCACCTCCATCTGTCCCCCCAGGATTTGGGAATGGAAACGGACTGGGAGCTCAGCCAGGTGAGAGTGGTGGAGTCTGGAGGCTTCCACATGCCTATGTCCTTTCCCGCCTCCTTTCCAGGCCTCATGAGGGCTGGGGAATGATTGAGGGGTGCTGGGAGGAAACCCCCAGGATTCCAGCCTTCTGGCTTGGCTTCCGCCTCAGCCAGACCCCAAATCCACCCAGCTCACCCTTCCTCTCCCCACAGGCCCAGCAACACCGCAGGGATATGGAGCAGGTAGGAGCAGAGGGGCCCTCGGGTGCCCAGGATGGGGGGTTTTGGGCAGGCTTCTCCCCCTGTTCCCATGTCTTCTTCAGGCTTCGTGGGGAGCATGAAACCCCAGAAGCCAGGGGAGTCCTACCCTGGCCTCGTCTCTCTCCATGGACCCCCGGAATCAGagtgcccccaccccctgcctcctcGCTCTAAGATCTGGGCGTGGGTTGAGCGTGGGCCTTCCCGGGGCAGGGGGTCCGGAGGGCAGGCTCTGAGTAGAGGGCAGACGAGGCTGGCTTCAGAAGCCAGGTAAGGGGGAGACCACCCGGAGCCCCCTGCCTCGTCTCTCTCCTGCTTTGAAGGGGTTCACCTTCAAACGCTGCCCTCCtgccccacttccctccccaggcTACGGTAATGGAAACGGACTGGGAGCCAGGCCGGGTGAAGGTAGCTGGGCCCGGGGCctcagggggtgggggtgagaaggGACGTGAGAGGTGGGGGCCGCAGGAAACTGAATCTTGGGGCCTAGGGGTCCAGGGAGGCCTAGAGGAGTCCACGTCAGCCCCCCTGCCTGCCCAGGCCTAGTGGCATGGGAAACCCTAGGTGTCAGAGGCGAGCAGGCTGTCCTGGCCCTCCTGGGTCCCTCTGGCCTTCTCCCCCTGTTCACAAGTGGAGGGTGTCCAGGGGCTCCAAGGAccctggggagaggagggggcaaTACCGAGGGGCCCCCATGCTGGCCTCACCCCTCAGCCTCACGACTAGTCTTATCACCGCCCCCCACCCTGCACAGGCCCTGCGGCTGAAAACGGCTATGGAGCAGGTAGGGGGGCCCTGCCCAGGGAGGCAGCGGGGGCCCCAGGGGCCCGGGGGCCCGCACTTACTGTGTGTCCCTCACCAGGCCTGGCGGCCGGCGTGAAGCCCCAGAAGCCAGGTGAGCCCGCCTTAGCCACCTCTCCCCGTCTCCCCAAAACCCTGAGCTTCCCTGCCTCCTTTCACATGCCCACCTCcatctcccccgcccccccaggaTTTGGGAATGGTAACGGACTGGGCGTCCAGCCAGGTGAGACTCGCGGGCTCTGGGGTGGAGGTCGTGCCTGGGcattctctcctgcctccctccaggcTTCTGAGGGTCAGGATGGGTGATGGGGTCCCCACCAGCCCCCCAGCTCAGAACTGAGGAATTGGGAGAAGCTGGAGGCTAGGCgagaaggagagaagagggggCAAGGGCCTAGATCCTGCTCTGAGGCGCCCCTCCTAGGCTCCTTGGAGAGGGTGGCCATGTAGCAGAGGAGGCTCCAAGTTCTCTGGTCCCTACACTGGGAGGAAGGGGGCCCCAGTTTCCGGCTTCCTGTGCACCTCAGCCTCTCCCTGCCCGGTCCCCACAGGGCCTGCAGCTCCCGTTGTCTATGGCCCAGGTACAAGAGTGGGTGCTGGGGGGCAGATGGAGGGGGAGAGGCTCAGAGCAGGTCATGGTCCCTCACCTGCTCCCACCTCCTTCTTCTCTAGGAGTTGCTGAGGCCATGGAGCCTCAAAAACCAGGTaaactctccttttctctctaccTGCCCTGTGATACTGTGATTTGTAAGaggaaatagggcttcccaggtagtacagtggtaaagaacccacctgccaatgcaggagacacaggagacataggtttgagccttgggtggagaaggaaatggcaacccactctggtattcttgcctgggaaatcccttggacaggggagcctggcggctatagtccatggggtcgcaaagagttggctgctgctgctgctgctgctgctaagtcacttcagtcgtgtccgactctgtgtgaccccatagacggcagcccaccaggctccccgtccctgggattctccaggcaagaacactggagtgggttgccatttccttctccaatgcatgaaagtgaaaagtgaaaatgaagtcgctcagtcgtgtccgactcttagcgaccccgtggactgcagcctaccaggctgctccgtccatgagattttccaggcaaaagtactggagtggggtgccattgccttctccgaaagagttggctatgactgagcaaataacaacACTGGGCAGATGACCCCATGGAGGTGCTGGGAGTGGCGTGCTCAGAGGGGATGGGAGCAGTTAAGTGCCTGCCTATGGGTCTAGTCCCTGCTTTTCTAGTAAATCGATTATCTGATAAGTAAAATGTTTCCCTgtgttctgtgagctgctctaacaaattaatcaaaccccTCTCTAAGGAGGGGGTCATGGGAATCTCTGATCTACAGCCAgctggtcagaagcacaggtgacaactTGGACAGGAAACTGGTGGCAGAaatgcggggtggggtggggggagcagtcTTGTGGGCCTGAGCCCGTGACGCTGTCATCTCCAGGTCGACCCTGGCAGACTGGAGTCACACTGCAGGGCCCCCCGGTGCAGTCTGGACTTGCTGTCAGGATTGGAGCCCCGCCTTCTCTCTACCCCCAGAAACCATCTCCTCCCGCCCTTGCTCTTCCTCGTAacccctgcctctgtctctccaGTTTACAGGAATGGACTGGGAGCTGGAGCTTTCCCAGGCCAAGGGGCCCAGCCAGGTGCGGGGCAGGGGCAGGCCTGGAgttctggggggtggggaggtggcccCACTGGATGAAGAGCTGGGTCCTTGGGAAGaggaggggcagggtggggtcCACGGTCACTCAGCCTCTGCTGGTCTCCCCCCAGGCCTGGGAGGGATCGTGAGCCCTCTGAAGCCAGGTGAGTCTAtcctcctctcctctgccccctcTGAAGTGTCCCGGGCCCCTGCCCTCATGTCCACGCTTCCTCCCAGGATACACGCCGCCGCTGGGGAACGGGCCACAGCTCCTCCCAGGTGAGTCTGgtgggggcctggggtggggggagagtgcTCCTTCCGCCAGGAGGGCTGGTTGGGCCTGAGGTGCCCTCCGTCTCCCCTGCAGGCCTCGGAGTGGGTCTGAAACCTCAGAAGCCAGGTGAGCCTCCCCTCCCTGTCCTGCACCACCTCCTGCCTCTCCTTTCAGAACCCGcctcgccccccccccccacccccgcccagtgCCCTTCACATCCATTTCTCCCCTCCAGGATATGGCAACGGCAATGGGCTGGGGGCCCAGCCAGGTGAGACAGGGGTGGAACAGAGGGAAGTGGGGGAATGTTGTTGGATGCTGGGGCGGGGTGGGCAATAGCAGGAACCACAGCAGGCGGCTGAGTCCTCTTGTCCCCAGAGCAGACTGTGACCCGTGGAAGCTGGGCTTTTTCTGACATGGCTACTGTCCCCCTGGCAGCACCTTATCTGCCCTAAAAGCCACCGCAGGTCATGGCTTGACCAGGTGGAGGCCAGGAGGGCAGCCTGGAGGCGGCACCGGCCTGGGGTCActgccctctcccttcctccccatcgAGGTCCCTGCAGTGGTGGGGTTCTTGCCAAGCCTCCCACTCCAGGGATCCCTTCTGATAAAGGGGGTGGCTGGGGCCTGAAATCCCAGCCACCTCTCCCAGGGCAGGATGGCAAGTTCCCAGGTCAGTGCCGACTGGGGGGCCTGAGGGGCCGTGGTGGGTAATTGGtcccaggaggggctggggttGGCTGGGCTGCTCAGAAGCCCCCTGGCCCGATCTCCAGCAAGTCAGTGAAGAAGAGCCTGAACCCTGGCCCTGAGACCCCGTGTGACTGCCTGTATGACAGcacccccaggccccagccctTCCCCCGTGGCTTCCTGGGGCATACCCCACCTGCCTCGCCAGGGGCTCACTCCTGTCCCCTGGCCTTCCTTCTAGTGCCTACTCCAGCCCTCCAGTGGGGACCGAAACCTCAGGAAGCAGGTGTGTGTCTCTCTGCTCCCTCTCCGTGCCAGATTATGCCATTCCATCTCCCTTGTTTCCTGGCCGCCTCAGGTGTTCAGGCGTCTTAAGGCCAGGAAGTCCCTCTCTGAGTCTACCCTTGGTCTCTCGCGCTGCTTTCTGACTTCATGTCTTCTGATTTCCATTCCCTGGGGATGAGGAGAGTCCCTTCTGCCTCAGAGTCCCCAAGGTCCACACACGGGCCCCAAGGAGTGAGGGCAAGTCGGGGTCCTCCCCACTCACCTCCATTTCCCCTCACAGGGTACCAGCCCCCGAATGGCTACGGACCAGGAGCAGGACTGGGTGAGGAGGCCCTTCTGAGCTTCCCCTTCCCATTCCCCCTTTCCCATCCCCTGCCTCCGCCAGCCCAGGTTATCTCTGACCCAGCCTCCTCTCCCCCAGGCTTTGGTGGTGGCCTCAGGCCCCAGAAAGTCGGTGAGCCCCCTGGGCCCCCATGTTGGGCATGAGTCGCACCCCCTCACGGCGAGCATGgcttgtctgtgtgtctgtctctgtccgTACTTGCCGGGCTCTCGCGTACTAAGCGCTGGGCCACATGGATGGCCAGAGCCTGTGTGGTGTGGGTCCAGTCTCAGGTCAGAGTAGAGTGACCAACTGaacaggtggggagggagatgcccGGGGTTGGGGGAGCCATGGCTTCCTGAAACTGGGCTGTCGCCCTTAGCTGCCTGCAGGGGCAGGATTGTGGGAGGCCCTCTCTAAATTGCCTCTGAGTCAGTCGGTCTGtctgcccacccctccctgtCTCTCCATGAGCAGGTCACCTTGCCCCAACCCCCTGaggcccccgcccctccccaacCAGCCCCCCTCCCACCGCTTTCCTGCAGGTTTGGGCTACGGCAACGGCAACGGTGGTCTGGGAGCCGGGTTCTTCCCTGAGGTCCGCCCACAGCCAGGtgcctggggggctgggggtgaggtggggggctTTGGGCTCAGGGGTGCTCGTGTTTCTGACCTTGTCTTTCGTCCTCCAGGGTTCCCAGGGGCCGATGGCTTTCTGAACGGTGAGTTGGGCCTAAGCGACTGAGTGCAAGGGGGTAGGGAAAGGGCTGGTTCTCTCACGGGTGTGGGGAAGCTGCCCCTGTGCTCCCCAAAGTGGCCACTCCAGGCCCTGGAGGAAATGGTAAGACACACTGAGAGGGCAGAGGGGGCCCTAGCAAGGGCGGTGGGGACCAGGCCAGGTGGGCAGGGGGCTTTGAGAACCAGGAAGGACCGGCGCATCCTGGACACCCAGCTCCAGAGGGCAGGGGTCCCAAGCGGCTCTCCTCCTTCAGGTCAGGCTGCGGGCCTGAGGGGCTTTCCCTGGCCCTCCCTCCGGGCCTGGGGGGCTGCCTTGAAGCCTACATACCGGGTCGGAGGCACATACCCAGAAGTCGGGAGCCAACCAGGTAATGGGGTGTGCGGAAGAGTGCTGTTGCAGGAGTGGCTGCAGGGAACTGGGCTCTGGGCCCACCTGACTGCCCTGCAGAGAGGGAGGCGGGCACTCTCGGCAGAGGGCGTAGAGGTGGGCATGAGGGACTCAGTATCCTCACCTCCATCTCTCCCCCAGGGCCCTATGGGCAGCTGAGGCCAgagctgggccctgggccctTGGGTGAGTAGGGGTCTCCCAGGGCCTTGGGTAAAGCTGGGAGTGAGCAGAAGGACTCCGAAGTCCTCTGCTGACCTGGGTGCCCTGGCTTGTCTCTGTGCCTTAGGAGGCCCTGAGGTGAAAAGAGGCAGCAATGGCCCCCTGGGAAATGGCTTTGGAGGTGAGAGGGAACTCagggccccgcccccagccaccCCATGCCACCATCATCACCCCTCCGGGCTGCACTGGGGGCAACCCCGACCTGTGGGAGGAACAGATAGTGGCTCTCAGGCCACCTGTGGGTGCCTGGTGGGTGGCTGGCCCCAGAGATCCGATAGAGGGCCCGTGTCCCCCAGGAGGTGAGCAGGGGCCAGAGCTCAGCTGGGCCCTGCTCTGTCTATGCCTAGGCCGCTGACTTCTTGGGAAATGCTGAGCACCTGAGCACACCCACGGCCTGTCCTGAGCGCCTCTGCATGCAAGCCTGGTCTTCAGGCAAGGCCGGCCAGACCCTCCGGCTTGGCCTCTGGCCTGGGGTTTCCTGCAGGCTGGAAGTCTCAATAAAGGCAGTGTGCTTCCCTGTTTGCCTCTGTGTGCTGTGTGGGGGGATCACCAGCTGGGCTGGGGGACCACCTGGGCCTGCAGCCTCCACCCAGCACcttattcattccttcaacaaacaTCAACACAGCTGTGTGCCAGGGGCTGTGCTC from Bos javanicus breed banteng chromosome 25, ARS-OSU_banteng_1.0, whole genome shotgun sequence harbors:
- the GREP1 gene encoding glycine-rich extracellular protein 1, coding for MDEEWGREEAGADLLQQQEVGAGPLGSASPAETLAPTQQGCLKAHRVVPSHSAGIMSAWALPIALLLLGLTSESLQGGLPPLSPGLGKGLGGSNGYRSGYGPPSGLGAGPPAQNGYGAGVGGGVKPQKLGVSPGFRNGNGLGVGTLPGAAAQPGYGNALGAGAFPGLGAQPGFGARNGIGAGAFPGAGIGGGVKPQKPGLIAGNGLGAGAFPAAGAQPGLAAPNGFGPGFGGVGKPQKPGLGAGGLKPQKPGPLAQNGYGAGFGGGVQTQKPGFGNGNGLGAQPGPATPQGYGAGYGNGNGLGARPGEGPAAENGYGAGLAAGVKPQKPGFGNGNGLGVQPGPAAPVVYGPGVAEAMEPQKPVYRNGLGAGAFPGQGAQPGLGGIVSPLKPGYTPPLGNGPQLLPGLGVGLKPQKPGYGNGNGLGAQPVPTPALQWGPKPQEAGYQPPNGYGPGAGLGFGGGLRPQKVGEPPGPPCWA